In Fusarium falciforme chromosome 10, complete sequence, a single genomic region encodes these proteins:
- a CDS encoding Zn(2)-C6 fungal-type domain-containing protein — MDNDAQPQPTLPRADGPTRGRRVRDFRRGYQACELCRRKKIRCVVDTPGASCLRCQRELKECIFSHERSHRKRDVAGRRGSSKEEGSSTRESTSPARASTFPREEPDTYTEEPSQLLNDTTDVVLPTQDYQDLPLAVGNILAQDLPQSRQEGTGTSPSLGSTGPTGDLTDSVMRTLVSNGKDALRLLFQAAIEHVKQDGTTPSNPPSVSQHPLHPGAEIVTPQTTVSMRTSRPIYLSPASPDALTVWRAFRFVKMGWFTAEEAVTYMELFQHNLAPLSLVSKGLDLSQDKHYKIITQEPLLCCVILMISSRYHILQGASGITRSTLVHHRLWEHCQHLVMRIIFGQEKRSKAKTRTRGSIDALLLIIEWHPQAIHLPPAADGWDSSLLLSFPDPRDDQFGNQADATDDNDALWLRDVILPAKTSDRMSWMLLGCAQSLALELGVCDTSDSGSIQPPGLQAQQTRLRDLLYIFLEQQSSRLGCPSMMPTSISRFMSERSQGGQDDSASVNAWLNLTSLTRTIIDVLCPSATAIREILSSGRYVNIIKHFQQQLATWKATHLCRENLSAHAYEDLSIEFNYLRAFMNSLGIQAVVDRVLGGRPPNSINTDIFQSSITATDYSFIREVIDGSCQALESINRLSEAGTLRYCPVRVFLRIIMASIFLLKALSLGSRTTDLEASLNVLERSIEALKASNLDEMHLASRYGELLEMHLEKFRQGMVPTSIPRGIPLVDESTQWAFDSGVPQGESLGDVPMAAVDDWLALPFDPSIAPFGFSNDTNEFAEQEDRSWDFLWSLPNV; from the exons ATGGATAACGACGCCCAACCCCAGCCCACTTTGCCTCGCGCCGATGGGCCCACTCGCGGACGGCGCGTACGGGACTTCCGACGGGGCTATCAGGCATGCGAACTATGCCGAAGGAAGAAGATCCGCTGCGTTGTTGATACGCCCGGCGCCTCCTGCTTGAGGTGTCAACGAGAGCTGAAGGAATGCATCTTCAGCCACGAACGTTCACATCGAAAAAGGGACGTGGCCGGTAGGAGAGGTTCATCAAAAGAGG AAGGCAGCTCTACACGCGAGAGCACATCACCTGCTCGGGCGTCAACTTTCCCTCGCGAGGAGCCTGATACATACACCGAGGAGCCCTCGCAGCTCCTAAACGATACCACCGATGTTGTCCTTCCCACACAAGATTACCAAGATCTTCCATTAGCAGTGGGCAACATCCTGGCCCAAGACCTCCCTCAATCACGTCAAGAGGGCACCGGcacctctccctctcttggCTCGACGGGGCCCACCGGAGACCTCACTGACAGTGTTATGAGAACATTGGTCTCCAATGGCAAAGACGCTCTCCGGCTATTGTTTCAAGCTGCCATCGAACATGTCAAACAAGACGGAACAACACCCAGCAATCCGCCTTCGGTTTCACAACACCCGCTGCACCCAGGAGCCGAGATAGTGACTCCTCAAACAACTGTATCTATGAGAACTTCGAGACCAATCTACCTGTCACCCGCATCCCCCGATGCATTGACAGTTTGGCGAGCTTTCCGGTTCGTCAAGATGGGATGGTTCACAGCTGAAGAAGCAGTCACCTACATGGAATT ATTTCAGCACAACCTGGCACCCCTCTCCTTAGTATCCAAGGGACTTGACTTGAGTCAAGACAAGCACTACAAGATCATCACACAAGAACCTCTTCTCTGTTGCGTGATCCTCATGATTTCTTCTAGATATCACATCCTACAGGGCGCTAGTGGCATTACTCGGAGTACTCTCGTGCACCACCGGCTATGGGAGCACTGTCAGCACCTTGTGATGAGGATCATCTTTGGGCAAGAAAAGCGATCCAAAGCCAAGACAAGGACGAGAGGATCAATCGATGCTCTGCTACTAATTATTGAATGGCACCCGCAAGCAATACACTTACCACCTGCTGCAGATGGCTGGGACTCTTCCCTTCTCCTCTCATTTCCGGATCCTCGAGATGATCAGTTCGGGAATCAAGCAGATGCCACTGATGACAACGACGCTCTATGGCTTCGTGACGTTATACTACCTGCAAAGACCTCAGACCGTATGTCTTGGATGCTTCTGGGATGCGCACAATCCCTGGCCCTTGAGTTGGGGGTTTGCGACACGAGCGACTCAGGATCCATCCAGCCTCCAGGCCTTCAAGCCCAACAGACACGTCTGCGCGACCTTCTTTACATCTTTTTGGAACAACAGTCTAGTAGACTAGGGTGTCCTTCCATGATGCCTACCTCTATCTCCCGATTCATGTCGGAGCGCTCACAGGGCGGGCAAGATGACTCGGCCAGCGTCAATGCCTGGCTCAACCTTACCAGCCTCACAAGAACTATCATCGACGTACTCTGCCCATCAGCAACGGCCATTCGCGAGATCTTGAGCAGTGGCAGATACGTAAACATCATCAAGCACTTCCAGCAACAGTTGGCGACGTGGAAAGCAACTCACCTTTGTCGAGAAA ACCTGTCAGCACATGCCTACGAAGACCTCTCGATCGAGTTCAACTATCTCCGTGCCTTCATGAACTCACTGGGGATCCAAGCCGTCGTTGATCGTGTCCTCGGCGGGAGACCTCCCAATTCCATCAATACCGACATCTTTCAATCTTCTATCACAGCGACCGACTATTCCTTCATCAGGGAGGTGATTGATGGCTCATGCCAGGCTCTTGAGTCGATCAACAGGCTTTCCGAGGCTGGTACGCTCCGATACTGCCCTGTCAGAGTGTTTCTACGCATAATTATGGCTTCCATCTTTTTATTGAAAGCTCTTAGTCTGGGAAGCCGCACTACGGACCTGGAGGCTTCTTTGAACGTCTTGGAGAGGAGTATCGAGGCACTAAAAGCAAGTAACCTGGACGAGATGCACCTCGCTTCTCGCTACGGAGAGTTACTGGAGATGCACCTGGAGAAATTTAGGCAGGGAATGGTCCCAACATCTATTCCAAGAGGCATTCCTCTGGTTGATGAGAGCACTCAGTGGGCTTTCGACAGTGGTGTTCCGCAAGGAGAGAGTTTGGGGGACGTGCCAATGGCAGCTGTCGACGACTGGTTGGCGCTTCCTTTTGATCCAAGCATTGCGCCATTTGGGTTTTCTAACGATACAAATGAATTTGCCGAACAGGAGGACAGGTCTTGGGATTTTCTATGGAGTTTGCCAAATGTGTGA